The proteins below are encoded in one region of Ereboglobus luteus:
- a CDS encoding protease inhibitor I42 family protein — translation MKKLILIISIAAAVFALCGCPKSARMPHQVSVVLKNDEPSKDVTIVLGDILVIEMPGDMAAGYVWELRPLPPDVAGMALIEGRYSKASEAGKPGKFTYLMRTIHIGEQPLEFIYRHAAQKDKPPLKTFTVNVKVK, via the coding sequence ATGAAAAAACTGATTTTGATAATTTCCATTGCCGCCGCCGTTTTCGCGCTGTGCGGATGCCCAAAATCCGCGCGCATGCCGCATCAGGTGAGTGTTGTGCTGAAAAACGACGAGCCATCCAAGGATGTGACCATTGTTTTGGGCGATATACTCGTGATCGAGATGCCCGGCGACATGGCGGCGGGCTACGTGTGGGAGTTGCGTCCGCTGCCACCGGACGTGGCGGGGATGGCGCTTATCGAAGGCCGGTATTCCAAGGCATCCGAGGCGGGCAAGCCGGGCAAGTTCACCTATCTGATGCGCACAATCCACATCGGCGAACAACCGCTCGAATTCATATACCGGCACGCCGCCCAAAAAGACAAACCGCCGTTAAAAACCTTTACGGTGAATGTGAAGGTGAAATGA
- a CDS encoding endonuclease/exonuclease/phosphatase family protein, which produces MEKQKSFPFIISVALAFLMISGSIWAQPSGEFALRKRQTADGFRVVTANVRQMMKEDYETGNGWDQRKEICRSVIVAQNADIYCIQENRSAITDYLLKAMPGFTLSNTIYRSKQPINPIMYSTKRFKKMNEGGFWLSPTPHVENSMFPGATRRVANWVLLKDKVTGKQLCVINAHLQHDSDSVRMLQMDIMLDFAKTLPPGTPAFMTADFNCGMNSGPMKKTTADGWMDSYAIVHGPAEPGATFHAFHGTEGEKKRVKIDHILINKFLKPVAAEIIKDSRLVDGVRRYPSDHYFVSAELVYTEKK; this is translated from the coding sequence ATGGAAAAACAAAAAAGCTTCCCTTTCATAATCTCAGTCGCGCTGGCTTTCTTGATGATATCGGGATCGATTTGGGCGCAGCCATCCGGTGAGTTCGCGCTTCGCAAAAGGCAGACAGCCGACGGCTTCAGGGTTGTCACCGCCAACGTGCGGCAAATGATGAAGGAGGACTACGAAACCGGCAATGGCTGGGATCAGCGAAAGGAAATCTGCCGAAGCGTCATCGTGGCCCAAAACGCGGACATTTATTGCATCCAGGAAAACCGTTCCGCCATCACCGATTACCTGCTGAAAGCCATGCCCGGCTTCACGCTTTCAAACACCATCTACCGTTCGAAGCAGCCCATAAACCCCATCATGTATTCGACCAAGCGCTTCAAGAAAATGAACGAGGGAGGCTTCTGGCTTTCACCCACGCCGCATGTCGAAAATTCCATGTTTCCCGGGGCCACGCGCCGTGTCGCAAACTGGGTGCTGCTGAAGGACAAGGTCACCGGAAAACAGCTCTGCGTGATCAACGCCCACTTGCAGCACGACTCCGATTCCGTGCGCATGCTGCAGATGGATATCATGCTCGATTTTGCCAAAACGCTCCCGCCGGGCACCCCCGCGTTCATGACGGCGGATTTTAATTGCGGCATGAATTCCGGGCCCATGAAAAAAACAACGGCGGACGGCTGGATGGACAGCTACGCGATCGTGCACGGCCCCGCCGAGCCGGGCGCAACCTTCCACGCTTTTCACGGGACTGAAGGCGAGAAGAAGCGGGTGAAAATCGACCACATCCTCATCAATAAATTCCTCAAACCCGTCGCCGCCGAAATCATCAAGGACAGCCGCCTCGTCGATGGTGTCCGGCGCTATCCGAGTGACCATTATTTTGTCTCGGCGGAGCTGGTTTACACGGAGAAGAAGTGA
- a CDS encoding tyrosine recombinase XerC, which yields MNQLPPIPDTIARDWLASFLDFLAKERRYSRYTVRNYRQAFEDFWRWIESAKLARGDDTFAALTARDVRDFVIESQARFDRKTLHNHVSGLRAFYRYWMRQGRLAANPFTSVPLPKVEKRLPKFLTEEQMRRLLNGPMLLLENETIDPFMAWRDRLAMELLYGGGLRVSELAALNYGDIDFESGVARVLGKGNKERLCPLGRVAMAVLNKFRADFAQGKTPGSPVLETKGGARITVREVQLLLKRYLALADLPLEISPHKLRHSYATHLLNAGADLRLVQELLGHASLSTTQVYTHVSVARLRDIYKKAHPRAT from the coding sequence ATGAACCAACTCCCGCCCATCCCCGATACCATCGCCCGCGACTGGCTTGCGTCGTTTCTCGATTTTCTCGCCAAGGAGCGCCGCTACTCGCGCTACACGGTGCGTAACTACCGGCAGGCGTTCGAGGATTTCTGGCGCTGGATTGAGAGCGCGAAACTGGCGCGCGGTGACGATACTTTCGCGGCGCTCACCGCGCGCGATGTGCGCGACTTTGTAATCGAGTCGCAGGCGCGCTTTGATCGCAAGACGTTGCACAATCATGTGTCGGGGTTGCGCGCGTTTTACAGGTATTGGATGCGCCAGGGACGGCTTGCGGCGAATCCGTTCACGAGCGTTCCGCTGCCGAAAGTTGAAAAACGGCTGCCCAAATTTCTTACCGAGGAACAAATGCGCCGCCTGCTCAACGGGCCTATGCTCCTGCTCGAAAACGAGACGATCGACCCGTTCATGGCGTGGCGCGACCGGCTTGCGATGGAGCTGCTTTACGGGGGCGGATTGCGCGTGAGCGAACTCGCGGCGCTCAATTATGGCGACATCGATTTTGAGAGCGGAGTCGCCCGCGTGCTGGGCAAGGGAAACAAGGAGCGCCTTTGTCCGCTGGGTCGCGTGGCGATGGCGGTGTTGAATAAATTTCGCGCCGATTTCGCGCAGGGAAAAACACCGGGCTCGCCCGTGCTCGAGACAAAGGGCGGCGCGCGCATAACGGTGCGCGAAGTGCAGTTGTTGTTGAAGCGCTATCTCGCGCTGGCCGACTTGCCGCTGGAGATTTCGCCGCACAAGCTGCGTCACAGCTACGCCACGCACTTGCTCAACGCGGGGGCGGACTTGCGGCTCGTGCAGGAGTTGCTCGGCCATGCGAGCCTGAGCACGACACAAGTTTACACACATGTGAGCGTGGCGCGCTTGCGCGACATTTATAAAAAAGCCCATCCGCGGGCGACGTAA
- a CDS encoding serine/threonine protein kinase — MQNLKQISTELRYDIARKIAEGGMGIVYEAAQRGAGNFSKSVALKVIREEYSAIPEFQKNFIGEARLVADLIHTNIVQTYHLGKTGNGLYYMVMEFVRGPHLEQLIERHHALRQHIPIDIAVFIISRVARGLAYAHGKTDNDGRPLKIVHRDIGPKNILLTFEGDVKLTDFGIAKALDLMYNEEGKVIAGKDEYLSPEQATYAVTDARADLFPLGIVLTELLLGRNIFRSADRLESRRNILSMRIPKFATLRSDIDERLEVIIQKALHRDREKRYQTAEQMLTDLELYLYSDRYGPTNEKLGVYIKKIMNYAPPGTRSPLPPRMGLHQNNNLQR, encoded by the coding sequence ATGCAGAACCTCAAACAAATCTCCACCGAGCTGCGCTACGATATCGCGCGGAAAATCGCCGAAGGCGGCATGGGCATCGTCTATGAGGCGGCCCAGCGGGGCGCGGGCAATTTTTCGAAAAGCGTCGCGCTCAAGGTCATTCGCGAGGAGTATTCCGCCATCCCCGAGTTTCAAAAAAACTTCATCGGCGAGGCGCGCCTCGTGGCCGACCTCATCCATACCAACATCGTCCAAACCTACCACCTCGGCAAAACCGGCAACGGCCTCTACTACATGGTCATGGAGTTCGTCCGCGGCCCGCACCTTGAGCAACTCATCGAGCGCCATCATGCGCTCCGCCAGCACATCCCCATCGACATTGCCGTGTTCATCATCTCCCGCGTCGCCCGCGGCCTTGCCTACGCCCACGGCAAAACCGACAACGACGGACGCCCCCTCAAAATCGTTCACCGCGACATCGGCCCAAAAAACATTCTCCTCACCTTCGAGGGCGACGTGAAACTCACCGACTTCGGCATCGCGAAAGCCCTCGACCTTATGTATAATGAGGAAGGCAAGGTCATCGCGGGCAAGGACGAATACCTTTCGCCCGAGCAGGCCACCTACGCCGTCACCGACGCGCGCGCCGACCTCTTCCCCCTCGGCATCGTCCTCACGGAGCTTCTCCTCGGACGAAACATATTCCGCTCCGCCGACCGCCTCGAATCGCGGCGCAACATCCTCTCGATGCGCATCCCGAAATTCGCAACCCTCCGCTCCGATATCGACGAACGTCTCGAGGTGATCATCCAAAAAGCCCTCCACCGTGATCGCGAAAAACGCTATCAAACCGCCGAGCAAATGCTCACCGACCTCGAGCTCTATCTTTACTCGGACCGCTACGGTCCCACCAATGAAAAGCTCGGCGTTTATATCAAAAAAATCATGAACTACGCGCCGCCCGGCACGCGCTCGCCCCTTCCTCCGCGCATGGGGCTGCATCAAAATAATAACCTGCAAAGATAA
- the rpoN gene encoding RNA polymerase factor sigma-54 — protein sequence MSGNLNQGLQQRQTQNLVLAPQLRQSLKILQVAALDLRSVIQEELQSNPTLEELANDTGSISLERAAEDAANRDDPAGDNTIDRPNSDDPGSDDATTHILPADDTPDDNSRPEALDFSNGKEYEILQKLDQDWHDHMANAGGAQPYTSDDAEKRQHFLESITAETSLQEHLREQADLADRSPQTTEALNYLIGSLDDRGYLTQSPNDIALQTGLPLDAVQKAHRLLQTFDPTGIGGENIQECLLIQLAAKNRADSLAASIIRDHFDLLTRRRIPELARKLAVPADDVQAAIAEIGALDPAPGRRFAHDSNRVVIPDVTVTKDGDEWKIELNNDYIPRLRISNTYRELIAKGGLTKQERDYIQERIRSGKFLINSIEQRQQTIERITREILKIQREFFEEGVSKLKPLTMIQIADIVGVHETTVSRAIANKYIKTPHGTFEFKYFFTSGYQAGDGAAVSNTSVKEMIADLIAVEDRAHPLSDQDLVEKLAEKSITIARRTVAKYREELNILPSNLRRDYTG from the coding sequence ATGAGCGGCAACCTCAACCAAGGACTCCAGCAACGCCAGACGCAAAACCTCGTTCTTGCGCCCCAGCTCCGCCAGTCCTTGAAAATCCTCCAGGTTGCCGCCCTTGATCTCCGCTCAGTCATCCAAGAGGAACTCCAGTCCAACCCCACCCTGGAGGAACTCGCCAACGACACCGGATCCATCTCGCTCGAGCGCGCCGCCGAGGACGCCGCCAATCGCGATGATCCCGCGGGGGACAACACCATCGACCGCCCCAATTCCGACGACCCCGGCAGCGACGACGCCACCACGCACATCCTTCCCGCCGACGACACTCCGGACGACAACTCCCGTCCCGAAGCCCTCGATTTTTCCAACGGCAAGGAATACGAAATTCTCCAAAAACTCGACCAGGACTGGCACGACCACATGGCCAACGCCGGCGGCGCCCAGCCCTACACCTCCGACGACGCTGAAAAGCGCCAGCACTTTCTCGAATCCATCACCGCCGAAACCTCCCTGCAGGAACACCTACGCGAACAAGCCGACCTCGCCGACCGCTCGCCCCAAACCACGGAGGCTCTCAACTATCTCATCGGCTCGCTCGACGACCGCGGCTACCTCACCCAATCCCCCAACGACATCGCCCTCCAAACCGGCCTTCCCCTCGACGCCGTCCAGAAAGCCCACCGCCTCCTCCAAACATTCGACCCCACCGGCATCGGCGGTGAAAACATCCAGGAATGCCTCCTCATTCAGCTCGCAGCCAAAAACCGCGCGGACAGCCTCGCCGCGAGCATCATTCGCGACCACTTTGACCTCCTCACACGCCGCCGCATCCCCGAGCTTGCGCGAAAGCTCGCCGTCCCCGCCGACGATGTGCAGGCAGCCATCGCGGAAATCGGCGCGCTCGACCCCGCTCCCGGACGCCGTTTCGCCCACGACAGCAATCGCGTCGTCATCCCCGACGTCACCGTCACCAAGGACGGCGACGAATGGAAAATCGAGCTCAACAACGATTATATTCCCCGGCTCCGAATCTCCAACACCTACCGCGAACTCATAGCCAAGGGCGGCCTCACCAAACAAGAGCGCGACTACATCCAGGAACGCATTCGCTCCGGCAAGTTTCTCATCAACTCCATCGAGCAACGCCAGCAAACCATCGAGCGCATCACTCGTGAAATCCTAAAAATCCAGCGCGAGTTTTTCGAGGAGGGCGTTTCGAAGTTAAAACCCCTCACCATGATCCAAATCGCCGACATTGTCGGCGTGCACGAAACAACCGTCAGCCGCGCCATCGCCAACAAATACATCAAAACCCCGCACGGCACATTCGAGTTCAAATACTTTTTCACGTCCGGCTACCAAGCCGGCGACGGCGCCGCCGTATCAAACACAAGTGTGAAGGAAATGATCGCCGACCTCATTGCCGTCGAGGATCGCGCGCACCCCCTCAGCGACCAGGACCTCGTTGAAAAACTCGCCGAAAAAAGCATCACAATCGCCCGCCGCACCGTGGCGAAATATCGCGAGGAACTGAACATCCTCCCCAGCAACCTCCGCCGCGACTACACCGGATAA
- the nagB gene encoding glucosamine-6-phosphate deaminase: protein MNQVTTESQQRERIRIQIYDTADEASCTLAREIAELIRARAKAGRSVVLGLATGGTPVRLYRELIRMHREEGLSFANVVTFNLDEYHGLPREHSQSYWRFMHEQLFDHIDIPASAINVPDGMVPRAEVFAWCRAYEQKIKDAGGIDLQVLGIGRTGHIGFNEPGSGADSRTRLVTLDSMTRRDAARDFIGEANVPRHAITMGVGSILDARRIVLLSWGGAKARVVADAAEKPPSEALPASFLQQHGDVTFHVDRASASELTRIKLPWLVGPVEWTPAISRRAVVWLSRQVKKPVLKLLDDDYTEHGMTDLLTEQGPAYILNIRIFNELQHTITGWPGGKPDADDTHRPERAAPHPKRVLVLSPEPSDDVIGMGGTIRRLVEQGHQVTVACQTSGNLGVPDEEAASYADFMIELEDSDAKGASNTFVRKIRQQLDEKSAFDIDPPELRRFKGALRREEERAAVRACGVTKENSVFLDLPFYEQGRYRQFRIGDADVDAVVALLRKIEPHQIFATGASEDPSSLPAICFSVLRQALEKTRGDAWRRDCRVWIYRGASGIWDIAEIDMAVPMSPMELSAKIQSICHHKSQRSQTPARSQQAGEAWQQAEQHNQSVARAYDEFGLANYEAIEPFRQWME from the coding sequence ATGAACCAAGTCACCACCGAAAGCCAGCAACGCGAGCGCATCCGTATCCAGATTTATGATACAGCCGACGAGGCGTCGTGCACGCTCGCCCGCGAAATTGCCGAGTTAATCCGCGCCCGCGCCAAGGCCGGGCGCTCAGTCGTCCTCGGGCTCGCCACGGGCGGGACGCCCGTGCGCCTTTACCGCGAGCTGATCCGCATGCACCGCGAGGAGGGGCTGAGTTTCGCAAACGTCGTCACCTTCAATCTCGACGAATACCACGGCCTGCCGCGCGAGCATTCGCAAAGCTACTGGCGCTTCATGCACGAGCAGCTTTTCGACCATATCGACATTCCCGCATCCGCCATCAACGTCCCCGACGGCATGGTGCCGCGCGCGGAGGTGTTTGCGTGGTGCCGCGCCTACGAGCAGAAAATCAAGGACGCCGGCGGCATCGATTTGCAGGTGCTCGGCATCGGGCGCACCGGACACATCGGTTTCAACGAGCCGGGTTCCGGCGCGGATTCACGCACGCGCCTGGTCACGCTCGACAGCATGACGCGCCGCGACGCCGCGCGCGATTTTATCGGCGAGGCCAATGTGCCGCGCCACGCGATCACCATGGGCGTCGGCTCGATTCTCGACGCGCGCCGCATCGTCCTGCTTTCGTGGGGCGGGGCCAAGGCGCGCGTGGTTGCCGACGCAGCGGAGAAGCCGCCCTCGGAGGCGCTGCCCGCGAGTTTCCTCCAGCAGCATGGCGACGTCACCTTCCATGTTGACCGCGCCTCGGCGTCGGAGCTCACGCGCATAAAACTTCCCTGGCTGGTCGGCCCGGTCGAGTGGACTCCGGCGATTTCGCGCCGCGCGGTCGTGTGGCTTTCGAGGCAGGTTAAGAAGCCCGTGCTCAAGCTCCTCGACGACGACTACACCGAGCACGGCATGACCGATTTGCTCACGGAGCAGGGACCCGCCTACATCCTCAACATCCGCATTTTTAACGAACTCCAGCACACCATCACCGGCTGGCCCGGCGGCAAGCCCGACGCGGACGACACGCATCGTCCCGAGCGCGCCGCGCCGCATCCGAAGCGCGTGCTCGTTTTGAGCCCCGAGCCTTCCGACGATGTGATTGGCATGGGCGGCACGATTCGCCGTCTTGTCGAGCAGGGGCACCAGGTCACCGTGGCCTGCCAGACATCGGGCAACCTCGGCGTGCCCGACGAGGAGGCCGCCTCGTATGCCGACTTCATGATCGAGCTGGAGGACTCCGACGCGAAGGGCGCCAGCAATACATTTGTCCGAAAAATCAGGCAGCAACTCGACGAGAAATCCGCGTTCGACATCGACCCGCCGGAACTGCGCCGCTTCAAGGGCGCGCTGCGTCGCGAGGAGGAGCGCGCCGCCGTCCGCGCGTGCGGCGTGACCAAGGAAAACTCGGTCTTCCTCGACCTGCCGTTTTACGAACAGGGCCGCTACCGCCAGTTCCGAATCGGCGACGCGGATGTGGACGCGGTTGTGGCGCTTCTGCGCAAGATCGAGCCGCATCAGATTTTTGCCACGGGCGCGTCCGAGGACCCGAGCTCGCTGCCCGCGATTTGTTTCAGCGTGTTGCGGCAGGCGCTTGAGAAAACGCGCGGCGACGCGTGGCGGCGCGATTGCCGCGTGTGGATTTATCGCGGCGCCTCGGGAATCTGGGACATCGCCGAAATCGACATGGCGGTGCCGATGAGCCCGATGGAGTTGTCCGCAAAGATCCAATCCATCTGCCATCACAAAAGCCAGCGCAGCCAGACGCCCGCGCGCAGCCAGCAGGCGGGCGAGGCGTGGCAGCAGGCCGAGCAGCACAACCAGTCCGTCGCCCGCGCCTACGATGAGTTCGGCCTCGCCAACTACGAGGCGATCGAACCGTTCCGGCAGTGGATGGAATAA
- a CDS encoding DUF1343 domain-containing protein, with protein sequence MRSLVSKFPVSSLIPLFATFVALFGLAGCTSEPTPADTRISPVTTAQTPVITAPSQQRPSTPVTPANAASPVIPRNTGPNIMLGIDVLEEGGFKQIAGKRVALLSHPAGVNRYGVSTIDVLRRAKNAKLVALFGPEHGIYGTARASENVADTIDRRTGLPVYSLHGKNRRPTPEQLKGIDALLIDLQDNGSRSYTFTTCMKYAMEACFQNNVEVIILDRPNPLGGRKVDGPILDKTLFSGVGQMPIPYVHGLTMGELARMAAGTPGWLDVSANIKGRLTVVPMRNWRRGMRWPETGLRYVPTSQYVPDFSACVGYAMTGLGCEIGGFRHGIGTQFPFRGLSHKARPVDPLLRDLNALKIPGLGFRKITLTAPNGSAKGDGIFVEVTDWESWRPTELSFHLMRLACVYNAQNPFAAASPVVARRFNIHTGSHWWWNTIVKEGASIDVNLFLRAWHRECQKFQHASRQFWLYN encoded by the coding sequence ATGCGCAGTCTCGTCAGCAAATTTCCGGTTTCGTCACTCATCCCGCTCTTCGCCACTTTCGTCGCGCTTTTCGGACTCGCGGGCTGCACCTCCGAACCCACTCCCGCCGACACGCGCATTTCGCCCGTCACAACCGCGCAGACACCAGTCATCACCGCGCCCTCCCAGCAACGGCCCTCAACACCGGTCACGCCCGCAAACGCCGCATCGCCCGTCATCCCGCGCAACACTGGCCCCAACATCATGCTCGGCATCGATGTGCTCGAGGAGGGCGGCTTCAAGCAAATCGCCGGCAAACGCGTGGCGCTCCTCTCCCACCCCGCCGGTGTGAACCGCTACGGCGTCAGCACAATCGACGTCCTCCGTCGCGCCAAAAACGCAAAACTCGTCGCGCTCTTCGGTCCCGAGCACGGCATCTACGGCACCGCGCGCGCCAGTGAAAATGTTGCCGACACCATCGACAGACGCACCGGACTCCCCGTCTATTCGCTCCACGGCAAAAATCGCCGCCCCACGCCCGAGCAGCTCAAGGGCATAGACGCCCTCCTCATCGATCTTCAGGACAACGGCTCGCGCTCCTACACCTTCACCACCTGCATGAAATACGCGATGGAAGCGTGTTTCCAAAACAACGTCGAAGTCATCATCCTCGACCGCCCCAACCCGCTCGGCGGTCGCAAAGTCGACGGCCCCATATTGGACAAAACCCTGTTCAGCGGTGTCGGCCAGATGCCCATTCCCTACGTGCATGGACTCACAATGGGCGAGCTCGCGCGCATGGCCGCAGGCACGCCGGGCTGGCTCGATGTTTCCGCCAACATCAAAGGCCGCCTCACCGTCGTTCCCATGCGCAACTGGCGCCGCGGCATGCGCTGGCCCGAAACCGGCCTGCGCTACGTGCCCACCTCGCAATACGTTCCCGACTTCTCCGCGTGCGTCGGCTACGCCATGACCGGGCTCGGTTGCGAGATCGGTGGCTTCAGGCACGGCATCGGCACGCAATTTCCCTTCCGCGGACTCTCGCACAAGGCGCGCCCCGTCGATCCACTCCTGCGCGATCTCAACGCGCTCAAAATCCCCGGCCTCGGATTCCGTAAGATCACCCTCACCGCGCCCAACGGCTCGGCCAAGGGCGACGGTATTTTTGTGGAGGTGACCGATTGGGAATCCTGGCGCCCAACCGAACTCAGTTTTCACCTCATGCGCCTCGCCTGTGTTTACAATGCGCAAAACCCCTTTGCCGCCGCCAGCCCGGTCGTCGCCCGCAGATTCAATATCCACACCGGAAGCCATTGGTGGTGGAACACCATCGTGAAGGAAGGCGCCAGCATCGACGTCAACCTCTTCCTCCGCGCATGGCACCGCGAGTGCCAGAAATTTCAGCACGCAAGCAGACAGTTTTGGCTGTATAATTAA
- a CDS encoding RNHCP domain-containing protein codes for MSHFTDPSQRRRSKQHTCHSSPAAWLKCRHCGGEFSLNAPGTRHRNHCPWCLWSIHLDDKPGDRNSDCHGGMEPIAVSACPDGEWLIVHQCKTCFVVHINRIAGDDSERELLGLAVRPLKLSPFPI; via the coding sequence ATGTCTCACTTTACTGATCCGTCGCAGCGTCGGCGGTCGAAACAACACACTTGTCATTCATCGCCAGCCGCGTGGTTAAAATGCCGCCATTGCGGAGGGGAATTCTCACTAAACGCGCCGGGCACGCGACATCGCAATCACTGCCCATGGTGCCTTTGGAGCATCCATCTCGACGACAAACCGGGCGACCGAAACTCGGATTGTCATGGAGGAATGGAGCCCATCGCCGTGAGCGCGTGTCCCGATGGCGAATGGCTGATCGTGCACCAATGCAAAACCTGCTTCGTCGTTCACATAAACCGGATCGCCGGCGACGACAGCGAACGGGAGTTGCTAGGGCTCGCCGTGCGTCCGCTCAAGCTATCGCCATTCCCAATATGA
- a CDS encoding MazG family protein → MSELSEIEKLKRTMARLREPGGCPWDQEQTHATLAHCLIDETSELLETIDRGDMNHMREELGDVLIQVVFHSRLAEERGLFDLEDVARDINEKLIRRHPHVFGSDNGGVDTPDKVITQWDQIKLQEKAAKGADATKEKLFKDLPPRLPALMFAEAVWKQIEKKKLPRKDIVDDARVNEIAAQLDEAALGKMLFEIAAAARQRGLDPEGALRLHATKVMDAVEEKLANSGITKNTGA, encoded by the coding sequence ATGAGCGAACTCAGCGAAATCGAGAAACTAAAACGCACAATGGCGCGCCTGCGCGAGCCGGGCGGATGCCCTTGGGACCAGGAGCAGACGCACGCCACGCTCGCGCACTGCCTCATCGACGAAACGAGCGAGCTGCTTGAAACAATCGATCGCGGCGACATGAATCACATGCGCGAGGAACTGGGCGATGTGCTTATCCAGGTTGTGTTTCACTCGCGCCTCGCCGAGGAGCGCGGGTTGTTCGACCTCGAGGATGTGGCGCGCGACATAAACGAAAAGCTCATCCGGCGGCATCCTCATGTGTTCGGCTCCGACAACGGCGGCGTGGACACGCCGGACAAGGTCATCACGCAATGGGACCAGATCAAGTTGCAGGAAAAGGCCGCGAAGGGAGCCGACGCGACCAAGGAGAAACTTTTCAAGGACCTGCCGCCGCGCCTGCCCGCGCTCATGTTTGCCGAGGCAGTTTGGAAACAAATCGAAAAGAAAAAACTTCCGCGCAAGGACATCGTCGATGATGCGCGCGTAAACGAGATCGCCGCCCAGCTCGACGAGGCGGCGCTCGGCAAGATGCTTTTCGAGATCGCCGCCGCCGCCCGCCAGCGCGGACTTGATCCGGAGGGCGCGTTGCGCTTGCACGCGACGAAGGTGATGGACGCGGTGGAGGAGAAACTCGCGAATTCTGGAATCACAAAAAACACCGGCGCTTGA
- a CDS encoding AraC family transcriptional regulator encodes MTPDLKKMIALLPSPKHPLRGRRTVPLNLPENIICFGRRAASALNQPQRGRALHRRFVLMLALQTGVTVRVDDREITLNEGEGLMVFPFQFHDYTNPGDETLQWLFITFDLVDDGTMQALRYQPFAISPAMRSLATELVAAYLKTGPAANDLITLQLSLLLAHIRQTKPASQRRAKPTLAPGLFTKVNEIVEDKAQPPNVKVMASTLGISVSHLRARFRESCGVSLGKHLRRLRLEKARGLLRLSTRRVTEIAEMCGFSSVYTFSRAFHTAYGVAPLNYRKGGHVKLQTNQRRKK; translated from the coding sequence ATGACTCCCGATCTTAAAAAAATGATCGCCCTGCTTCCGTCGCCGAAGCACCCGCTGCGCGGACGCCGGACGGTGCCGCTCAACCTGCCCGAAAACATTATTTGTTTTGGCCGGCGCGCGGCCTCCGCCCTCAACCAGCCCCAGCGCGGACGCGCGCTGCACCGCCGTTTCGTGCTCATGCTCGCGCTTCAAACCGGAGTGACCGTGCGCGTGGACGACCGCGAAATCACATTAAACGAAGGCGAGGGCCTGATGGTGTTTCCGTTTCAATTTCACGACTACACAAACCCCGGCGACGAGACGTTGCAGTGGTTGTTCATCACGTTCGACCTTGTGGACGACGGGACGATGCAGGCGTTGCGCTACCAGCCGTTCGCGATTTCGCCCGCGATGCGATCCCTCGCGACGGAACTGGTCGCGGCCTATTTAAAAACCGGCCCCGCGGCCAACGACCTCATCACGCTGCAACTCTCGCTCCTGCTCGCGCACATCCGGCAGACAAAACCCGCCTCGCAACGCCGCGCCAAACCCACGCTCGCGCCCGGCCTCTTCACCAAGGTCAACGAAATCGTCGAGGACAAGGCGCAGCCGCCAAACGTGAAGGTGATGGCATCGACGCTCGGAATCAGCGTGAGCCATCTGCGCGCGCGTTTCCGCGAATCGTGCGGCGTGAGCCTGGGAAAACACCTGCGCCGCCTGCGCTTGGAAAAAGCGCGCGGCCTCCTGCGCCTGAGCACGCGCCGCGTGACGGAAATCGCCGAAATGTGCGGCTTCTCGTCGGTCTACACCTTCAGCCGCGCCTTCCACACCGCCTACGGTGTCGCCCCCCTAAACTACCGCAAGGGCGGCCATGTGAAATTGCAGACGAATCAGAGGAGGAAAAAGTAA